In one Catenovulum adriaticum genomic region, the following are encoded:
- the dnaJ gene encoding molecular chaperone DnaJ, with the protein MSKRDYYEVLGVEKSAGEKEIKKAYKRLAMKYHPDRAKGDKSMEEKFREVQDAYEILSDPNMRARYDQYGHAGVDPQASGGGGGAGPQDFSDIFGDVFGDIFGGGGGRRQSRAQRGSDLRYNLDMSLEDAVRGKDVEIQIPTAVACEPCDGTGAKPGSKPTTCSTCGGIGQVQMRQGFFAVQQTCPTCHGQGQIISDPCKHCSGQGRVQKNKTLSVKIPAGVDTGDRVRLSGEGEAGAHGAPAGDLYVQVNVRQHNIFDRDGNNLYCEVPIGFTTAALGGEIQVPTLDGKVKLKIPEETQTGRMFRMRSKGVKSVRSGAIGDLICKVVVETPVSLTDSQKAILQQLETEMEGKSARHRPKETGFFDGVKRFFDDLRN; encoded by the coding sequence ATGTCCAAACGCGATTATTACGAAGTACTCGGCGTAGAGAAAAGCGCTGGTGAGAAAGAAATTAAAAAAGCTTACAAGCGCTTAGCAATGAAATATCACCCAGATCGAGCCAAGGGTGATAAATCAATGGAAGAAAAATTTAGAGAAGTTCAGGATGCTTATGAAATTTTAAGCGATCCTAATATGCGTGCGCGATATGACCAGTATGGTCATGCCGGTGTTGATCCTCAAGCCTCAGGTGGCGGTGGTGGTGCTGGGCCACAAGATTTTTCTGATATTTTTGGTGATGTATTCGGTGATATATTTGGAGGTGGCGGAGGTCGTCGTCAATCACGTGCTCAGCGTGGTTCAGACTTACGTTATAACTTAGATATGTCGCTTGAAGATGCGGTGCGTGGCAAAGACGTTGAAATTCAAATACCAACCGCAGTCGCCTGTGAGCCTTGTGATGGTACAGGTGCTAAACCGGGTTCAAAACCAACGACTTGTTCAACTTGTGGTGGTATTGGCCAAGTTCAAATGCGCCAAGGTTTTTTTGCCGTTCAACAAACTTGTCCAACTTGTCATGGGCAAGGGCAAATTATTTCAGACCCTTGTAAGCACTGTTCAGGCCAGGGTCGGGTTCAAAAAAATAAAACCTTATCAGTTAAGATTCCAGCGGGTGTTGATACTGGCGACAGAGTAAGATTATCAGGCGAAGGTGAGGCCGGTGCTCATGGTGCCCCAGCGGGTGATTTGTATGTTCAGGTGAATGTTCGCCAACACAATATATTTGACCGCGATGGCAACAACTTGTATTGCGAAGTGCCTATCGGCTTTACCACAGCTGCATTGGGCGGGGAAATTCAAGTACCCACTCTAGATGGCAAAGTTAAGCTAAAAATACCAGAAGAAACGCAAACGGGACGCATGTTTAGAATGCGCTCAAAAGGGGTTAAATCTGTACGTAGTGGTGCAATTGGTGATTTAATTTGTAAGGTTGTAGTCGAAACACCTGTTAGTTTAACTGATTCGCAAAAAGCTATTTTGCAACAGCT
- the dnaK gene encoding molecular chaperone DnaK — protein MGKIIGIDLGTTNSCVAVLDGDSAKVIENAEGDRTTPSIIAYTEDGETLVGSPAKRQAITNPKNTLFAIKRLIGRRFTDKEVQRDVDIMPFSITQADNGDAWVEVKGEKMAPPQISAEVLKKMKKTAEDYLGETVTGAVITVPAYFNDAQRQATKDAGRIAGLEVKRIINEPTAAALAYGMDKKSGDNVIAVYDLGGGTFDISIIEIDEVEGEHTFEVLATNGDTHLGGEDFDNRLITYLVDQFKSDQGFDLRKDPLAMQRLKESAEKAKIELSSAQQTEVNLPYITADASGPKHLNIKVTRSKLESLVEDMVKATLEPLKTALKDADLSVSDIQDVILVGGQTRMPLVQKTVTEFFGKEPRKDVNPDEAVAVGAAVQGGVLSGDVTDVLLLDVTPLSLGIETMGGVMTPVIDKNTTIPTKKSQTFSTADDNQSAVTVHVIQGERKQASANKSLGQFNLEGIRPAPRGVPQIEVTFDIDADGILHVSAKDKDTGTEQKITIKASSGLSDDEVEQMVRDAEANAESDKKFEELVQARNQADGLVHATKKQVEEAGAELAANDKEAIEAAIADLEEALKGSDKEAIEAKSQALIEASAKLVEIAQAKAQAEGGSANAGAEQNASADNADDVVDAEFEEVNDDKK, from the coding sequence ATGGGTAAAATCATCGGTATTGACTTAGGTACTACCAATTCATGTGTTGCTGTTTTAGACGGCGACAGCGCAAAAGTTATTGAGAACGCTGAAGGTGATCGCACAACCCCTTCCATTATCGCGTATACAGAAGACGGCGAAACGTTAGTCGGTTCACCAGCAAAACGCCAGGCAATTACTAATCCAAAAAACACTTTATTTGCCATCAAGCGTTTAATTGGTCGTCGCTTTACAGATAAAGAAGTTCAGCGTGACGTTGATATTATGCCATTTTCTATTACACAAGCTGACAACGGTGATGCTTGGGTTGAAGTTAAAGGCGAAAAAATGGCGCCACCACAAATCTCTGCTGAAGTTTTGAAAAAAATGAAAAAAACAGCGGAAGATTATTTAGGTGAAACAGTTACAGGTGCTGTTATTACGGTTCCGGCATACTTCAACGATGCTCAGCGACAAGCCACTAAAGATGCAGGCCGAATTGCTGGCTTAGAAGTTAAACGTATTATTAACGAACCAACAGCTGCTGCATTAGCCTATGGCATGGACAAAAAGTCTGGCGACAATGTCATTGCTGTATACGATTTAGGTGGTGGTACATTTGATATTTCAATTATTGAAATTGATGAAGTTGAAGGCGAGCATACCTTTGAAGTACTAGCAACCAATGGTGACACTCACTTAGGTGGTGAAGATTTTGATAATCGTTTAATCACTTATTTAGTTGATCAGTTTAAATCTGACCAAGGCTTTGATTTACGTAAAGATCCATTAGCGATGCAACGTTTAAAAGAATCAGCCGAAAAAGCTAAAATTGAATTGTCATCAGCACAGCAAACAGAAGTTAACTTGCCTTATATCACTGCTGACGCTTCAGGTCCTAAGCATTTAAACATTAAAGTGACTCGTTCTAAATTAGAGTCGTTAGTTGAAGATATGGTTAAGGCAACGTTAGAGCCATTAAAAACGGCTTTAAAAGATGCAGACTTATCAGTAAGCGATATCCAAGATGTTATCTTGGTTGGTGGCCAAACACGTATGCCACTAGTACAAAAAACTGTAACTGAATTCTTTGGTAAAGAACCTCGTAAAGATGTTAACCCAGATGAAGCGGTTGCAGTAGGTGCAGCGGTTCAAGGCGGTGTATTATCAGGTGATGTAACAGACGTATTATTATTAGACGTTACACCATTATCACTTGGTATTGAAACTATGGGTGGTGTAATGACACCTGTAATCGATAAAAATACAACGATTCCAACGAAAAAATCGCAAACGTTCTCAACAGCTGATGATAATCAATCAGCGGTTACGGTTCATGTTATTCAAGGTGAGCGCAAGCAAGCTAGTGCAAATAAATCTTTAGGTCAATTCAACCTTGAAGGTATTCGCCCAGCCCCACGTGGTGTGCCGCAAATTGAAGTAACATTTGATATTGATGCGGATGGTATCTTACACGTATCTGCAAAAGATAAAGATACAGGGACAGAACAAAAAATTACCATTAAAGCTTCTTCAGGCTTAAGCGATGATGAAGTAGAGCAAATGGTACGTGACGCTGAAGCTAATGCTGAATCGGATAAGAAATTTGAAGAGTTAGTTCAAGCACGCAACCAAGCTGATGGTTTAGTTCATGCAACTAAAAAGCAAGTGGAAGAAGCGGGTGCTGAGTTAGCAGCAAACGATAAAGAAGCGATTGAAGCTGCTATTGCCGATTTAGAAGAAGCACTTAAAGGCTCTGATAAAGAAGCAATTGAAGCAAAATCTCAAGCGTTAATTGAAGCTTCAGCTAAATTAGTAGAAATTGCACAAGCTAAAGCACAAGCCGAAGGTGGTAGTGCAAATGCAGGTGCAGAGCAAAATGCATCAGCAGATAATGCAGATGACGTTGTTGACGCTGAGTTTGAAGAAGTGAACGACGATAAAAAATAA
- the xthA gene encoding exodeoxyribonuclease III codes for MKIVSFNINGLRARLHQLEALIEKHSPDVIGLQEIKVHDDAFPLAAIEEMGYHVEFHGQKAHYGVALMSKKAPTFIQKGFKTDGDDAQRRMIIATYEDENGAPVTVFNGYFPQGENRDHPIKFPAKNKFYKDLNNELNQHYKPDQAIAIIGDVNISHTDLDIGIGDHNAKRWLRTGKCSFLPEEREWLNTLLAWGFVDTFRQLHPTEDKKYSWFDYRSKGFDDNRGLRIDLIIATQPLAQRTIESDVDYELRGIEKPSDHAPIWTTFKA; via the coding sequence ATGAAAATTGTATCTTTTAATATAAATGGCTTACGTGCCCGCCTTCATCAATTAGAAGCATTAATTGAGAAACACAGCCCCGACGTTATTGGTTTACAAGAAATTAAAGTTCATGATGATGCGTTTCCATTAGCGGCAATCGAAGAGATGGGTTATCACGTTGAGTTTCATGGCCAAAAAGCCCATTACGGCGTGGCGCTAATGTCAAAAAAAGCGCCTACCTTTATCCAAAAAGGCTTTAAAACAGATGGCGATGATGCACAGCGCCGAATGATAATAGCAACCTATGAAGATGAAAATGGTGCCCCTGTTACTGTATTCAATGGCTATTTCCCACAAGGTGAAAATCGCGATCACCCAATTAAATTTCCGGCAAAAAACAAGTTTTATAAAGATTTAAATAATGAGTTAAATCAACACTATAAACCCGATCAAGCCATTGCTATTATTGGCGACGTTAATATTTCACATACTGATTTAGATATTGGAATAGGCGATCATAACGCCAAGCGTTGGTTACGAACCGGAAAATGTTCATTTTTGCCTGAAGAGCGCGAATGGTTAAACACATTACTAGCTTGGGGATTTGTTGATACGTTTAGACAATTACACCCAACAGAAGATAAAAAATATAGCTGGTTTGATTATCGCTCAAAAGGCTTTGACGACAACCGAGGGCTTCGTATAGATTTAATCATAGCAACGCAGCCATTAGCACAGCGAACTATAGAAAGTGATGTAGACTATGAACTACGTGGGATAGAGAAACCATCAGATCACGCGCCAATCTGGACTACGTTTAAAGCCTAA
- a CDS encoding energy-coupling factor ABC transporter permease, giving the protein MLFLFSFIAFALIIYLSFDKATLALLLKQRQKQHLFFGYTALLFFLWSIQASVYPGLNVHFLWLTACTLYLGPRLALFSGLFALIGNFIYLSEDWLWFAIHFISGVFVPVMVSYLIYVLSYHKLPRHFFVYIFVCSFFAGAAAIGCKMLILSGFYAISGLYEWQVIFDNYLILLVLLAFPEAMLNGMSMSIGIIYLPNWVRTFYDEEYLDKK; this is encoded by the coding sequence GTGTTGTTTTTATTTAGTTTTATCGCTTTTGCACTCATTATTTATCTTTCTTTTGATAAAGCTACGCTTGCTTTATTGCTAAAACAACGGCAAAAACAACACTTGTTTTTTGGCTATACAGCCCTGCTATTTTTTTTATGGTCAATTCAAGCATCTGTTTATCCAGGCTTAAATGTTCACTTTTTATGGTTAACCGCTTGTACCCTATATTTAGGCCCTAGACTGGCTTTGTTTTCGGGTTTGTTTGCTCTAATCGGCAATTTTATATACTTATCAGAAGACTGGCTATGGTTTGCAATCCATTTTATTAGTGGCGTATTTGTACCTGTCATGGTGAGCTATCTAATATATGTACTGAGCTATCATAAGCTACCCCGCCACTTTTTTGTTTACATTTTTGTTTGTAGTTTTTTTGCTGGTGCAGCCGCAATTGGCTGTAAAATGTTGATCTTATCTGGCTTTTACGCTATTTCCGGTTTGTACGAATGGCAAGTTATATTTGATAACTATCTAATTTTATTAGTTTTATTGGCTTTTCCTGAAGCTATGTTAAATGGCATGTCAATGTCGATCGGCATTATTTATTTACCGAACTGGGTACGTACTTTTTACGACGAAGAATATTTAGATAAAAAATAA
- a CDS encoding proline--tRNA ligase: MRTTQYLLSTLKETPSDAEVISHQLMLRAGMIRKLASGLYTWLPSGLKVLRKVENIVREEMDKAGAIEVLMPVVQPADLWEESGRWEKFGPELLRIKDRHERPFLLGPTHEEVITELVRKEINSYKQLPINLYQVQTKFRDEVRPRFGVMRAREFTMKDGYSFHLSDECLQQTYDKMHQAYCNIFDRLGLEYRPVLADTGSIGGSMSHEFHVLAESGEDAIVFSDGSDYAANIEKAEALAPSGERANATQNVEKVATPDTHSIEAVSALLNVEAAQTIKTLLVQACDEDGEANGVVALVLRGDHELNEVKAEKLSQVFAPLTFANETQINAAANCDAGSIGPVGLTVPVIVDKSAAHLADFVCGANENGFHLTGVNWDRDITDYQVNDIRNVVEGDPSPCGQGKLMIKRGIEVGHIFQLGTKYSEAMKAGVLTESGKHQTLTMGCYGVGVSRIVAAAIEQNHDKFGIKWPANIAPFQVCVLPMNMHKSHRIPDVANKLYSDLQNAGIDVLFDDRKERPGVMFADMELIGLPHVIVIGERNLDEGLVEYKNRRTGEKQTIKIDEAIAFIQSQLS; this comes from the coding sequence ATGCGCACTACTCAATATCTGTTATCTACCTTAAAAGAAACACCATCTGATGCTGAAGTCATCAGCCACCAGCTTATGCTTAGAGCAGGCATGATTCGAAAACTCGCATCAGGTTTATATACTTGGCTACCATCTGGTTTAAAAGTCCTTAGAAAAGTTGAAAATATTGTTCGTGAAGAAATGGACAAAGCTGGCGCTATCGAAGTGCTCATGCCTGTTGTTCAGCCTGCCGATTTATGGGAAGAGTCTGGCCGTTGGGAAAAATTTGGGCCTGAGTTACTGCGCATAAAAGACAGACATGAACGCCCATTTTTATTGGGCCCAACTCACGAAGAAGTGATTACCGAGCTAGTGCGTAAAGAAATTAATAGTTACAAACAACTCCCTATCAATTTATATCAAGTGCAAACTAAATTTCGTGACGAAGTTCGCCCTCGTTTTGGCGTAATGCGCGCACGTGAATTTACCATGAAAGATGGTTATTCATTCCATTTATCAGACGAATGCTTACAGCAAACTTACGATAAAATGCATCAAGCTTACTGTAATATTTTTGATCGCTTGGGCTTAGAATATCGTCCTGTGTTAGCCGATACTGGCTCAATCGGTGGTAGCATGTCACACGAATTTCATGTGTTAGCTGAATCAGGCGAAGACGCAATTGTATTTAGTGATGGGAGTGATTATGCGGCCAATATTGAAAAAGCAGAAGCGTTAGCACCTAGTGGCGAACGAGCCAATGCCACTCAAAATGTTGAAAAAGTAGCGACTCCAGATACCCATTCAATTGAAGCCGTTTCAGCATTACTGAATGTCGAGGCAGCTCAAACGATCAAAACTTTATTGGTTCAAGCCTGCGATGAAGATGGTGAAGCTAACGGTGTGGTGGCGCTTGTACTGCGCGGCGATCATGAATTAAATGAAGTTAAAGCTGAAAAGTTATCTCAAGTATTTGCACCTTTAACCTTCGCTAACGAAACACAAATTAACGCGGCTGCCAATTGCGATGCAGGCTCAATCGGCCCGGTTGGTTTAACTGTACCTGTTATTGTAGATAAAAGCGCAGCACACCTTGCTGATTTTGTTTGTGGTGCAAACGAAAATGGCTTCCATTTAACGGGCGTAAACTGGGATCGAGATATAACTGATTATCAAGTTAACGATATCCGTAACGTAGTAGAAGGTGATCCCAGTCCTTGCGGCCAAGGCAAACTGATGATCAAACGTGGTATCGAAGTGGGCCATATTTTCCAATTAGGCACCAAATACAGTGAAGCCATGAAAGCTGGCGTATTAACCGAATCAGGCAAGCATCAAACCTTAACCATGGGCTGTTATGGCGTTGGGGTTTCGCGTATTGTTGCAGCCGCAATTGAACAAAACCATGACAAATTCGGTATTAAATGGCCTGCTAACATAGCACCATTTCAAGTTTGTGTGCTACCAATGAATATGCATAAATCTCATCGAATTCCTGACGTGGCAAATAAATTATATAGCGATTTACAAAATGCAGGCATTGACGTTTTGTTCGATGATCGTAAGGAGCGTCCTGGGGTCATGTTTGCTGATATGGAGCTAATTGGTTTACCTCACGTTATTGTCATTGGTGAGCGTAATTTAGACGAAGGTTTAGTGGAATACAAAAATCGTCGTACAGGTGAAAAACAAACGATTAAAATAGATGAAGCCATTGCGTTTATACAGTCGCAATTAAGCTAA
- a CDS encoding YggS family pyridoxal phosphate-dependent enzyme has protein sequence MSEITHNLQTIKAQIEQFNAQTPQQTQLLAVSKTKPLSAVIEAYAAGQRLFGENYVQEAVEKIQQLNNQSQYDTRYDEIEWHFIGPIQSNKTKLIAEHFDWVQSVDRLKVAQRLNDQRPDASAKLNVCLQINISEEDNKSGANKTQMFELAKLVSQLPNLTLRGIMCIPQKTADQTLQKRQLQQMQQLFLSLKAQYPNVDTLSMGMTNDMQLAIENGSTMVRIGTAIFGERATKRATR, from the coding sequence ATGTCTGAGATCACCCATAATCTGCAAACCATTAAAGCTCAAATTGAGCAATTCAATGCACAAACACCTCAACAGACTCAATTATTAGCAGTTAGTAAAACCAAACCATTAAGCGCAGTTATAGAAGCTTATGCCGCTGGTCAGCGTTTATTTGGCGAAAACTATGTACAAGAAGCGGTTGAAAAAATTCAGCAACTTAACAATCAGAGCCAATACGACACTCGCTATGATGAAATCGAGTGGCATTTTATCGGTCCAATTCAATCTAATAAAACCAAACTCATTGCTGAACATTTTGATTGGGTGCAAAGTGTCGACAGACTCAAAGTGGCTCAGCGATTAAACGACCAAAGACCTGATGCATCAGCAAAATTAAATGTCTGTTTGCAAATTAATATCTCTGAAGAAGATAACAAATCAGGTGCAAACAAAACTCAGATGTTTGAGTTAGCCAAGCTGGTCAGCCAATTACCTAATTTAACTTTACGTGGCATTATGTGCATTCCACAAAAAACAGCCGACCAAACATTACAAAAACGCCAATTACAGCAAATGCAGCAATTGTTTTTATCGCTTAAAGCGCAATACCCAAATGTGGATACGCTTTCCATGGGAATGACAAACGATATGCAGTTAGCCATTGAAAACGGCAGTACTATGGTGCGCATTGGCACAGCTATCTTCGGTGAAAGAGCCACTAAAAGAGCCACTAGATAA
- the proC gene encoding pyrroline-5-carboxylate reductase — MQDKQTEFKKVAFIGAGNMTASIISGMVKNGYPSDFIFASNPSTEKLDALNAKHNINISQDNSAVAKQADIIILAVKPQLMADMLSQLSLTEAEKTSKLFISIAAGLPVSRLLELLNAPCRLIRTMPNTPSLLGLGMTGLFAPQNVTTSDKEYANQIMSAVGKTVWVEDESGIDHIIALAGSAPAYFFLFMEGMIKEAVELGFDEKEAKAIVQQVALGSAEMVKQNDVDIATLRAQVTSKGGTTACALESFNQSDLTGIIKKAMQAAISRSQEMAKLF, encoded by the coding sequence ATGCAAGACAAACAAACAGAGTTTAAAAAAGTTGCCTTTATTGGCGCAGGCAACATGACCGCCAGCATCATTTCAGGCATGGTAAAAAATGGGTATCCAAGTGACTTTATTTTTGCCAGTAATCCATCTACCGAAAAGTTAGATGCACTAAACGCAAAACACAATATTAATATCAGTCAAGATAACTCCGCCGTAGCAAAACAAGCAGATATTATAATTCTGGCGGTGAAACCTCAGTTAATGGCCGATATGTTGTCACAGCTGAGCTTAACTGAGGCAGAAAAAACCTCTAAATTATTTATTTCAATTGCGGCAGGCTTACCAGTATCACGTTTGCTCGAATTGTTAAACGCGCCTTGTCGTTTAATTCGAACAATGCCCAACACACCAAGTTTATTAGGTTTAGGCATGACGGGCTTATTTGCACCGCAAAATGTGACAACGTCTGATAAAGAGTATGCCAACCAAATAATGTCAGCGGTGGGTAAAACCGTATGGGTTGAAGACGAATCTGGAATTGATCACATTATTGCACTGGCCGGCAGCGCACCCGCTTACTTTTTCTTGTTTATGGAAGGCATGATTAAAGAAGCCGTCGAGTTAGGTTTTGATGAAAAAGAAGCCAAAGCAATTGTTCAGCAAGTGGCTCTAGGGTCGGCAGAAATGGTGAAACAAAATGATGTGGACATTGCAACTTTGCGAGCACAAGTGACTTCTAAAGGCGGAACAACAGCCTGTGCGCTTGAAAGCTTTAACCAGTCGGATTTAACAGGTATTATTAAAAAAGCGATGCAAGCAGCCATTAGCCGATCACAAGAAATGGCTAAATTATTTTAA
- a CDS encoding YggT family protein, translating to MNAMHFLIGIVFDLLLMVVVLRFWMQAAGADFYNPLCQFVVKATNPLLVPFQAILPAKGKWNIAALVLALVVAAAKYVVLSLVVGLGPLNPVALSIAALMAVIKEFLNLAFWILIIRAILSWFSQGNNPAEYILFQLTEPFLRPIRNILPPMGGLDLSVLIAIIAIQFINLLIADVFGRF from the coding sequence ATGAATGCAATGCACTTTTTAATTGGAATAGTGTTCGATTTATTATTAATGGTAGTTGTTTTGCGATTTTGGATGCAAGCGGCCGGTGCAGATTTTTATAACCCGCTTTGTCAATTTGTCGTCAAGGCAACTAACCCTTTGCTTGTGCCCTTTCAAGCTATTTTGCCCGCAAAAGGTAAATGGAACATAGCGGCTTTAGTATTAGCACTAGTTGTCGCAGCGGCAAAATATGTTGTATTAAGTTTAGTGGTTGGGCTGGGGCCACTTAACCCTGTCGCGCTCTCTATCGCTGCTTTAATGGCGGTAATCAAAGAGTTTTTAAATCTCGCATTTTGGATTTTGATAATCCGCGCAATTTTAAGTTGGTTTAGCCAAGGCAACAATCCAGCCGAGTATATATTATTTCAATTAACCGAACCTTTCTTGCGTCCAATTCGCAATATTTTACCACCTATGGGCGGTTTAGATTTATCGGTATTGATTGCCATTATTGCAATTCAATTTATCAATTTATTAATTGCGGATGTATTTGGTCGTTTTTAA
- a CDS encoding DUF4426 domain-containing protein: protein MNSYLIKLLALCFCLLNINSYAQNTDHQTNIKNWEIHHIAFPSTFIQANVAKAVGVERRNNNGLINISILDKDKKPKQPLKLKLEGYAKNLVGQRKELNFKEVDEGNAVYYLAEVRHANEETFRFYVTLTDPKTGRVEEIKFMQKMWVD, encoded by the coding sequence ATGAACTCTTATTTAATAAAATTATTGGCTTTATGTTTTTGTTTGTTAAACATAAATAGCTACGCACAAAATACAGATCATCAAACTAATATTAAAAATTGGGAAATTCATCATATTGCGTTTCCATCTACTTTTATTCAAGCCAATGTAGCTAAAGCGGTCGGAGTTGAGCGCCGTAATAATAATGGCTTAATTAATATCAGTATTTTAGATAAAGATAAAAAACCTAAACAACCGCTAAAACTTAAATTAGAAGGCTACGCCAAAAATTTAGTTGGACAAAGAAAAGAGCTGAATTTTAAAGAAGTAGATGAAGGCAATGCTGTTTATTATTTAGCTGAAGTTCGCCATGCCAATGAAGAAACATTTCGCTTTTATGTCACGTTAACCGATCCAAAAACAGGACGAGTTGAAGAAATTAAATTTATGCAAAAAATGTGGGTTGATTAA
- the dinB gene encoding DNA polymerase IV gives MTQKSRKIIHVDMDCFFAAVEMRENPKLKQVPLAVGGSRDRRGVISTCNYIARQYGIHSAMATAHAFKLCPNLVLVPGNMALYREVSAQVRNIFLRYSEIIEPLSLDEAYIDVTDSAYFKGSATLIAQAIRHDIEKETQLTASAGVAPNKFLAKIASEENKPNGLYVITPQNVSEFVRELDLKKIHGVGKATLKKLNQLGLYTAADIRNFDQSRLIKHFGRFATHLRERCQGVDDRTVNTHRIRKSIGVERTFAKDLTQISQSRGAIKKLFDDLVGRIKAADKQNQIKKLSVKLKFDDFQLTSLESSQFNHINLLTLENFEYLLSTAWQRSQGRSVRLIGLSVGLNEVTDKDIHIGMHQQLRFKF, from the coding sequence GTGACACAGAAAAGTCGTAAAATTATACATGTTGATATGGATTGCTTTTTTGCCGCAGTTGAGATGCGTGAAAATCCTAAACTTAAGCAAGTACCACTTGCCGTTGGTGGTTCGCGTGATCGGCGTGGCGTTATTTCAACATGTAACTATATTGCTAGACAGTATGGTATACATTCTGCAATGGCGACAGCTCATGCCTTTAAACTTTGCCCAAATTTAGTTTTGGTGCCAGGTAATATGGCTTTATACCGTGAAGTCTCTGCTCAAGTGCGTAATATTTTTTTACGTTACAGTGAAATTATTGAACCTTTATCGTTAGATGAAGCTTACATTGATGTGACAGATAGTGCATATTTTAAGGGTAGTGCAACTTTAATTGCCCAAGCTATTCGGCATGATATTGAAAAAGAAACTCAGTTAACGGCGTCAGCAGGCGTTGCACCAAATAAATTTTTAGCCAAAATTGCAAGTGAAGAAAATAAACCGAATGGCCTGTACGTTATCACCCCACAAAATGTATCTGAATTTGTACGCGAATTAGACCTTAAAAAAATTCACGGTGTAGGTAAAGCAACATTAAAAAAATTAAATCAGTTAGGTTTATATACAGCTGCCGATATCCGCAATTTTGATCAAAGCCGTTTAATTAAGCATTTTGGACGGTTTGCAACTCATTTAAGGGAGCGTTGTCAAGGCGTAGATGACCGAACGGTCAATACACATCGGATTAGGAAATCTATTGGGGTTGAGCGTACATTTGCTAAAGATTTAACTCAAATATCACAAAGTCGGGGGGCAATAAAAAAGCTATTTGATGATCTTGTTGGTCGGATTAAGGCCGCTGATAAGCAAAATCAAATTAAAAAACTTTCAGTTAAACTTAAATTTGACGATTTTCAGCTGACAAGCTTAGAAAGCAGTCAGTTTAATCATATTAACTTGTTAACCTTAGAAAATTTTGAATATTTATTATCTACAGCATGGCAAAGATCACAGGGGCGGAGTGTGCGTTTAATTGGGCTTTCGGTTGGTTTAAATGAAGTTACAGATAAAGATATTCATATTGGTATGCACCAGCAACTCAGGTTTAAATTTTAG